Part of the Myxococcus fulvus genome, CGCCGTAGCCGGCCTCGCCCGTGCGCACCGCCAGCGTGATGAAGTCCGCGCGCGTGCCGTTGGTGATCCACATCTTCGAGCCGTTGATGACGTAGTCGTCGCCGTCCCTGCGCGCCGTCGTCTTGATGCTCGCCACGTCCGATCCGCAGCCCGGCTCGCTCACGCCCAGCGCGGCGATCTTCTCGCCCTTGAGCGCCGGCTCCAGGAACTCCTTCTTCTGCTCGTCGGTGCCGATCTCGTTGATGATGGGCGTGGCCATCTGGCTCTGCACCAAGAGCGCCATGTTCACGCCCGCGTTCTTGCTGTAGCTGAGCTCCTCGCAGAACGCCGTGACGTACCAGTAGTCCAGGCCGCTGCCGCCGAAGCGTGGATCATGGTTGATGCCGAGGAAGCCCAGCTCCGCGCACTTCTTGAACAGCTCGCGCGGGAAGATGCCGGCCCGGTCCCACTCCAGCCCGTACGGCGCCATCTCCTTGTCGACGAAGGCTCGCACCGTCCTGCGAAACGCCTCGTGCTCCTCGGTGAACGGGTTCGGCATGCACACTCCTCCCTGGAGAAATCCCGGGGGTACCTCGGGGGATTGACTCGCGAATCAATACGCAGCCCCGTCCGCTGGGCAACACCCGTGACGCAACCGGTAGAGTGACGCAGTGAGCCAACCTGCTCGCCCTCCAGGGCAGGTCCCGCAGAAAGTCCTGCTTGCCCGGTAGGCAGGTGTTAGGTAGGCCCGGCAGGAGATAGTCCGCATCACGGAGTATCCCCTTGACAGACAGTTCAGTCTCTGTAGTTTCTGGGGCGCAGAATTTCCATGGCATCAAGCCGGAGCAGCGACCTGGAGGAGTCCAGGTAACGCGAGCCGGCAGGAGCAGGACGATCGTGATTCGACGCATGTGGATGGCCGCGGTACTGGCGGCGGTGATTTCGACGGGCTGCGGCAAGGGTGGAGCCCAGCCGACCCTGCCCCAGCAGACGGGCCCGGCGGCGATGGGTGTGAAGGCGATTGCCCCCGCCACGGAGCTGGAGGCCAGCGTGACGCGCGTCACCGGTCAGGTCCGCTCCAAGCAGGAGGCGACGCTCAGCCCGCAGGCCAGCGGCACCATCGCGAAGATGCTGGTGAAGGTGGGCGACAAGGTGAAGAAGGGCCAGGCCCTGGCGGTGCTGGACACCTCCAACATCCTCATCGGCGTGGAGCAGGCGCGCGCGGTGAAGGCGGCCGCGGAGGCCGGGCTGCAGTTGGCGACGAACAACCTGGAGCGCACCCGCAAGGTGGCCGAGGGTGGCGGCATCGCCGCGGCCGGGTTGGATCAGGCGGAGATCGGCCAGAAGCAGGCGGCGGCCCAGGCGGCCCAGGCCACGGCGGCGCTGCGCATGGCGGAGGAGAACCTGCGCGACATGTCCATCGTCGCCCCGTTCGACGGCGTCATCACCGCGCGGCTCAAGAGCCTGGGTGACTCGGTGGCCATGACGCCCCCCACCGCGGTCTTCACCCTGGTGGACACCACGGGCCTGGAGGTCCGCGCGCTCGTGCCTGAGTCCGTGGTGGACAAGGTCAAGCCCGGCGCGAAGACGCACGGCACCGTGAGCCCCAGCGGCATGCGCTTCGAGGTGCAGGTGGCCACGGTGGGCTCGGTAGTGGACGCCACCAACCGCACCGTGGAGGTGCTGGCGGACGTGGTGGGTGAGACGACCAACCCCCTGCGCCCCGGCGCGCTGGTGGATCTGGACTTCTCCAACGTCGCGGACCAGACGGACGACAAGGGCCTGTTCCTGCCGACGCAGGCCGTCTCCGCGCGAGGCCAGGACGGCTTCGTGTGGGTGGTGCAGGACGGCACCGTGCGCAAGCGCGACGTGCGCGTGGAGCGCGTGCTCCCCGGCTACGTGCGCGTCCTCCAGGGGCTCAGCGCGGATGAGCGCGTGCTCGCCGACTCCTCCCTGGACGTGAAGGAGGGCACGGCCGTCCGCGTAGTGCAGTGACGACCCGCCCTCCCCTCTCAAGACTTTCCAAGGGAGCTCAATGAGCCCGCTCAAGACATTCATTTCACGACCCATCTTCACGGCCATGTTGATGATGGCGGTGGTCGTGTTCGGCATCAACGCGTACCCGCGCATCGGCGTGGACCAGTTCCCGGACGTCGACTTCCCCGTCGTCACGGTGACGACGGTGCTGCCCGGCGCCGACCCGGAGACCATCGAGAAGAACGTCAGCGATCCGCTGGAAGAGGCGCTCAACACGCTCAACGGCGTGGAGCAGCTTCGCTCCATCAACATGGAGAGCGTGTCGCAGATCGTCGTGCGCTTCACCCTGGACACGGCCGTCGACGTGGCGGCGCAGGACGTGCGTGATCGCGTCCAGGCGACGCTGAGCAAGCTGCCGAACGAAATCGAGACGCCCGTCGTCGAGAAGTTCGACATCGGCGCGGCGCCCATCGTCACCCTGTCGCTGTCCGGCGCGCTGCCCATCCAGGAGCTGACGCGCACGGCCGAGGACATCGTCAAGCCGGCGCTGCAGCGTCAGCCGGGCGTGGGCAGCATCGACGTGACGGGTGGTCGCGAGCGTGAAATCCAGCTCGTGGTGGACCCGGACCGCCTGCGCGGCTTCGGCATGGCCATCAGCGACGTGAGCCAGGCGGTCAAGGCGCAGAGCCTGGACATGCCGGGTGGTCGCACCATGGACTCCGGCCGTGAGCGCGTGCTGCGCCTGACGTCCGAGGCCAAGAGCGTGGACGACATCCGCAACATCATCCTCACCAACACCAACGGCGCGCCGGTGCGCGTGCGTGACGTGGCGGACGTGGTGGACGGCCCCGAGGAGGCGCGCGGCGCGGCGAAGAACGGAGATCGCAGCGCGGTGGCGCTCATCGTGCGCAAGCAGTCCGGCTCCAACACGGTGCAGGTGGCCGAGCTCATCAAGGAGTCGCTGGCGGACATCAACAAGCAGCTGCCCGAGGGCATCCTCATCGAGACGGTGTCGGACAACTCGCGGTTCATCCGCTCGTCCATCGCGTCGGTGCAGTTCGACCTGGTGCTCGGCGGTGTGCTCGCCGTGCTCATCGTGCTGGTGTTCCTGCGCAACCTGAACTCGACCATCGTCGCGGCGATTGCGCTGCCGGTGTCCATCGTCGGCACGTTCGCCGTGATGGCGGCCTTGGGCTTCACGTTCAACATGATCACCATGTTGGCGCTGACGCTCTCCATCGGTCTGCTCATCGACGACGCCATCGTGGTCATCGAGAACATCGTGCGTCACATGGAGGAGGGTAAGTCCCCCATGCAGGCGGCCATGGACGGCGCCGGGCAGATCGCCGTCGCGGTGCTCGCGGTGACGCTGGCCATCGTGGCGGTGTTCATCCCCGTGGCCTTCATGGACGGCATGATGGGCAAGTTCTTCTACCAGTTCGGCGTCACGGTGGCGGTGGCCACGCTCATCTCCTACGCCGTGTCCATGACGCTCACGCCGATGATGTCGTCGCGCCTGCTTCGTCATCACGGCCAGCCGACGGGCATCTCCGCCAAGGTGGAGAAGGTGCTGGTGGGCATGGAGACCGGCTACCGCAACCTCTTGGCCGGCATCCTGCGTCGCCGGGCGCTGACGCTGGTCATCGCGGTGGGCGTGCTCTTCGCCACCTTCGCGATGGCGCGCTTCCTGAAGTTCACGTTCATCCCCGAGCAGGACAACGGCAACATCAAGATGACGGTGGAATTGCCCATCGGCTCCACGCTGCAGGAGACGCAGGCGGAGCTGGACCGGCTCGACGCCGTCATCCGGCCGCTGCCGGGCATCTCCTCCACCTTCGCCACCGCCGGTGGCGGCGTGCAGGAGGAAGTGCACAAGGGTGAGCTGCTCATCAACCTGGTGAACGTGAAGCAGCGCGGCTACACGCAGAGCGAGCTCAAGACGTACCTGCGCCAGAACATCAAGGCGCCTCCCGGCATCCACCTCGCGGTGCAGGACATCTCGCCGGTGGCCGGTGGCGGCGCGCGCACCCAGGCAGTGCAGTTCAACCTGCGCGGCGACAACTGGCAGGAGCTCATCGAGACGTCGGAGAAGGTGAAGGCGGCCATGGCCAAGAACCCGGGCCTGGTGGACCTGGACTCCACGTACCGCTCGGGCAAGCCGCAGTACGACGTGGAGGTGGACCGCGAGCGCGCCGCCGCCCTCGGCGTGCCGGCCGCGTCCCTGGGCGCCACGCTGCGTGCCTTCCTCGGCCGTGACAAGTTCATGGACTACCGCGAGGGGGGCGAGACGTACGAGGTGAAGCTGAGCCTGCCGCCCTCGACGCTGGCGTCCGCGGACTCGCTCGGCAAGCTCACGGTGCGCTCACCGAGCGGCCAGCTGGTGGAGCTGCGCAACCTGGCGAAGATCACCCCGGCCGACGGCCCGGTGCAGATCGACCGCGAGTCGCAGAAGCGGCAGATCACCCTGCTGGCCAACCTGGCCAGCGGCTACCAGCTCTCCGAGGCCATCGCGTTCATGAACACGACGGCGAAGGAGCTGGCGCCCGCGAGCGTCATCTACGACTTCGAAGGTAACGCGAAGGAGCTCGGCAAGGCGGTGACGGCGTTCATGTCCGCGCTGCTGCTCGGCATCGTGCTCGTGTACATGATTCTGGCGGCCCAGTTCGAGAGCCTGGTCCACCCGTTCACCATCATGCTGTCGCTGCCCTTCGCCTTCATCGGAGCCATCGGCGCGCTGCTCATCACCGGGCAGGCCATGTCCATGTTCGCCC contains:
- a CDS encoding efflux RND transporter periplasmic adaptor subunit — its product is MWMAAVLAAVISTGCGKGGAQPTLPQQTGPAAMGVKAIAPATELEASVTRVTGQVRSKQEATLSPQASGTIAKMLVKVGDKVKKGQALAVLDTSNILIGVEQARAVKAAAEAGLQLATNNLERTRKVAEGGGIAAAGLDQAEIGQKQAAAQAAQATAALRMAEENLRDMSIVAPFDGVITARLKSLGDSVAMTPPTAVFTLVDTTGLEVRALVPESVVDKVKPGAKTHGTVSPSGMRFEVQVATVGSVVDATNRTVEVLADVVGETTNPLRPGALVDLDFSNVADQTDDKGLFLPTQAVSARGQDGFVWVVQDGTVRKRDVRVERVLPGYVRVLQGLSADERVLADSSLDVKEGTAVRVVQ
- a CDS encoding efflux RND transporter permease subunit, with product MSPLKTFISRPIFTAMLMMAVVVFGINAYPRIGVDQFPDVDFPVVTVTTVLPGADPETIEKNVSDPLEEALNTLNGVEQLRSINMESVSQIVVRFTLDTAVDVAAQDVRDRVQATLSKLPNEIETPVVEKFDIGAAPIVTLSLSGALPIQELTRTAEDIVKPALQRQPGVGSIDVTGGREREIQLVVDPDRLRGFGMAISDVSQAVKAQSLDMPGGRTMDSGRERVLRLTSEAKSVDDIRNIILTNTNGAPVRVRDVADVVDGPEEARGAAKNGDRSAVALIVRKQSGSNTVQVAELIKESLADINKQLPEGILIETVSDNSRFIRSSIASVQFDLVLGGVLAVLIVLVFLRNLNSTIVAAIALPVSIVGTFAVMAALGFTFNMITMLALTLSIGLLIDDAIVVIENIVRHMEEGKSPMQAAMDGAGQIAVAVLAVTLAIVAVFIPVAFMDGMMGKFFYQFGVTVAVATLISYAVSMTLTPMMSSRLLRHHGQPTGISAKVEKVLVGMETGYRNLLAGILRRRALTLVIAVGVLFATFAMARFLKFTFIPEQDNGNIKMTVELPIGSTLQETQAELDRLDAVIRPLPGISSTFATAGGGVQEEVHKGELLINLVNVKQRGYTQSELKTYLRQNIKAPPGIHLAVQDISPVAGGGARTQAVQFNLRGDNWQELIETSEKVKAAMAKNPGLVDLDSTYRSGKPQYDVEVDRERAAALGVPAASLGATLRAFLGRDKFMDYREGGETYEVKLSLPPSTLASADSLGKLTVRSPSGQLVELRNLAKITPADGPVQIDRESQKRQITLLANLASGYQLSEAIAFMNTTAKELAPASVIYDFEGNAKELGKAVTAFMSALLLGIVLVYMILAAQFESLVHPFTIMLSLPFAFIGAIGALLITGQAMSMFALIGVIMLMGLVVKNGILLVDFTLQLREEGKSATEALLGAAPVRLRPILMTTIAMIAGMVPVAIARGDGAETRAPMAITIIGGLITSTVLTLAVVPVVYSLLDQLTEKFKRKKGPGSAPDHGTPHAVDPHSGKPAVAAAARVETA